In the genome of Myroides phaeus, one region contains:
- a CDS encoding urocanate hydratase, whose amino-acid sequence MTFKELIQQGIPTVLPAKKDYDATINHAPKRKEILSDEEKKLALKNALRYFEPEHHATLLPEFKEELEKYGRIYMYRFRPDYKIYARPIDEYPGKSLQAKAIMLMIQNNLDYAVAQHPHELITYGGNGGVFSNWAQYLLTMKYLSEMTDEQTLVMYSGHPMGLFPSHKNAPRVVVTNGMMIPNYSKPDDWEKFNALGVTQYGQMTAGSYMYIGPQGIVHGTTITVLNGGRKIAKNGESLAGKLFITSGLGGMSGAQPKAGNIAGCITVCAEVNPKAVHTRHSQGWVDEVITDLDELVTRVKKAQDAKEIVSIAYQGNIVEVWEKFDEVGLYVDLGSDQTSLHNPWAGGYYPVGLSFEEANDMMANNPVEFKEHVQESLRRQATAINKHTAKGTYFFDYGNAFLLEASRAGADIMAENGIDFKYPSYVQDIMGPMCFDYGFGPFRWVCASGNPEDLAKTDEIACQVLEEMMANSPLEIQQQMADNIRWIKGAQENKLVVGSQARILYADAEGRIKIAKAFNDAIEAGKIGPVVLGRDHHDVSGTDSPYRETSNIYDGSKFTADMAIHNVIGDSFRGATWVSIHNGGGVGWGEVINGGFGMVLDGTKDAENRLKSMLFWDVNNGIARRSWARNDEAIFAIKRAMEAEPLLKVTLPNIVDEKLL is encoded by the coding sequence ATGACATTTAAAGAGCTTATTCAGCAGGGCATCCCAACAGTACTTCCTGCGAAGAAAGATTATGACGCCACAATAAACCACGCTCCTAAACGCAAGGAAATTCTTTCTGATGAAGAGAAAAAATTAGCATTAAAAAATGCATTGCGTTATTTTGAACCTGAACATCACGCAACTTTATTGCCAGAGTTCAAAGAAGAATTAGAAAAGTATGGACGTATTTATATGTATAGATTTCGTCCTGACTATAAAATATATGCAAGACCTATTGATGAATATCCAGGAAAGTCATTGCAAGCAAAAGCTATTATGCTAATGATCCAAAATAATTTGGACTACGCTGTAGCACAACATCCACACGAATTAATCACTTATGGTGGTAATGGAGGTGTATTCTCAAACTGGGCTCAATATTTACTAACAATGAAATATTTATCTGAAATGACAGATGAACAAACATTAGTAATGTATTCTGGTCACCCTATGGGATTATTCCCTTCTCATAAAAATGCACCACGTGTTGTGGTTACAAATGGTATGATGATTCCTAATTATTCAAAACCAGATGACTGGGAAAAATTTAATGCATTAGGAGTTACACAATATGGACAAATGACTGCTGGTAGTTATATGTATATTGGACCTCAAGGTATCGTACACGGAACAACCATTACAGTGTTAAACGGAGGTAGAAAAATAGCGAAAAATGGCGAAAGCTTAGCTGGTAAATTATTTATTACTTCTGGTTTAGGAGGAATGAGTGGAGCTCAACCTAAAGCAGGAAATATTGCTGGCTGTATTACTGTTTGTGCTGAAGTAAATCCTAAAGCAGTTCATACAAGACATTCTCAAGGATGGGTTGATGAAGTGATTACAGATCTTGATGAATTAGTAACAAGAGTTAAGAAAGCACAAGATGCAAAAGAAATTGTTTCTATTGCTTACCAAGGAAATATTGTAGAAGTATGGGAGAAATTTGATGAAGTTGGCTTATATGTAGATTTAGGTTCTGACCAAACTTCTTTACACAACCCTTGGGCAGGTGGTTATTATCCTGTTGGATTGTCATTTGAAGAGGCTAATGATATGATGGCAAACAATCCTGTTGAGTTTAAAGAACACGTACAAGAATCTCTTAGAAGACAAGCTACAGCAATTAATAAACATACAGCTAAAGGAACGTACTTCTTTGATTATGGAAATGCCTTTTTATTAGAAGCTTCAAGAGCTGGGGCAGATATAATGGCAGAAAATGGAATTGACTTTAAATATCCAAGTTATGTACAGGATATTATGGGGCCAATGTGTTTTGACTATGGTTTTGGTCCTTTCCGTTGGGTATGTGCATCTGGAAATCCGGAAGATTTAGCTAAAACAGATGAAATTGCTTGTCAAGTTTTAGAAGAAATGATGGCTAACTCTCCTTTAGAGATTCAACAACAAATGGCAGACAATATTCGATGGATAAAAGGAGCTCAAGAAAATAAATTAGTTGTAGGTTCTCAAGCAAGAATATTATATGCCGACGCTGAAGGTAGAATTAAAATTGCAAAGGCTTTTAATGATGCTATTGAGGCAGGTAAAATCGGACCAGTTGTTTTAGGACGTGACCACCATGATGTATCAGGAACAGATTCTCCTTACAGAGAGACTTCGAATATCTATGATGGTTCTAAATTTACTGCTGACATGGCAATCCATAATGTAATTGGAGATAGCTTTAGAGGTGCTACCTGGGTTTCTATCCACAATGGTGGTGGTGTAGGCTGGGGAGAAGTTATTAACGGAGGTTTTGGTATGGTACTTGACGGTACTAAAGATGCTGAGAACAGATTAAAATCAATGCTGTTTTGGGATGTTAATAATGGTATAGCACGTAGAAGTTGGGCACGAAATGACGAGGCTATATTTGCTATTAAAAGAGCAATGGAAGCTGAACCATTATTAAAAGTTACTTTACCAAATATAGTAGACGAAAAACTTTTATAA
- a CDS encoding glucosaminidase domain-containing protein, protein MLRKIGFLFCIVLFVNCGSKKSTLTGKKIKEKELVSKTQYRTQLKKVEVERKKEEREILEATSRLSVTTDMIRDYIIKYKDVAKSNMTDHGIPASITLAQGVLESGSGQGTLSRNANNHFGIKCHQGWEGESVRHTDDAPDECFRKYANPEESYRDHSLFLVGRSRYNDLFRLEKDDYKGWAHGLKKAGYATDPRYADKLISIIERYSLYDYDIEVVGKRSTAAAVVSESTTPVKETKKPTVASKRNQHVVQKGETLYSISKKYNMTVAQVQKINKLSSTSLSIGQILKLK, encoded by the coding sequence ATGTTAAGAAAAATCGGCTTTTTATTTTGTATTGTTTTATTTGTTAACTGTGGAAGCAAAAAGAGCACATTAACAGGGAAAAAAATTAAAGAGAAGGAATTAGTGTCTAAGACACAGTATAGAACACAACTGAAAAAAGTTGAGGTAGAGCGCAAAAAAGAGGAACGTGAGATTTTAGAAGCTACTTCGAGATTGAGTGTAACAACTGATATGATTAGAGATTATATCATTAAATATAAAGATGTAGCTAAATCAAATATGACTGATCATGGTATTCCAGCGAGTATTACTTTAGCTCAAGGGGTTTTAGAATCAGGATCAGGACAAGGAACATTAAGTAGAAATGCAAATAACCACTTTGGAATTAAATGCCACCAAGGTTGGGAAGGTGAGTCAGTACGTCATACAGACGATGCTCCTGACGAATGTTTTAGAAAATATGCTAATCCAGAAGAATCATATCGAGACCATTCGCTTTTTTTAGTTGGTCGTTCACGTTATAATGATTTATTCAGATTAGAGAAAGATGATTATAAAGGTTGGGCGCATGGACTTAAAAAGGCTGGTTACGCTACTGATCCACGTTATGCAGATAAGTTAATTAGTATAATAGAACGTTATTCTTTATATGATTACGATATTGAAGTGGTTGGTAAAAGATCAACTGCTGCTGCTGTAGTTTCAGAATCAACTACTCCAGTAAAAGAAACAAAGAAACCTACGGTTGCGTCTAAGAGAAACCAACACGTAGTACAAAAAGGAGAAACGTTATATTCTATTTCTAAAAAATATAATATGACAGTAGCTCAAGTACAAAAGATAAATAAGTTATCAAGTACATCACTTTCAATCGGACAAATTTTAAAATTAAAATAA
- a CDS encoding ribonuclease HII: protein MLLKNFSGLILEAGTDEAGRGCIAGPVTAAAVILPKDFENEFVNDSKKITAKLRYSLRELIEEKALTYKVTHISEAIIEDLNILHASIKGMQDSVLALDPQPEFLIVDGNKFTAIPNIPHETIVKGDMKYLSLAAASILAKTYRDDYMDKIHEEFPMYNWKKNKGYPTKEHRDAIRKYGPCKYHRMSFKLLPEQLKLEL from the coding sequence ATGTTATTAAAGAATTTTTCTGGACTTATACTTGAAGCCGGAACCGATGAAGCTGGCCGTGGATGTATTGCAGGTCCAGTTACAGCTGCTGCTGTTATATTACCAAAGGATTTTGAGAATGAATTTGTAAATGACTCTAAAAAAATCACAGCTAAACTTCGCTATTCTCTTAGAGAGCTGATTGAAGAAAAAGCACTTACCTATAAGGTAACACATATTTCTGAAGCGATTATTGAAGATCTAAATATTTTACACGCTTCAATTAAGGGAATGCAAGATTCTGTATTGGCTTTAGACCCACAACCAGAGTTCTTAATTGTAGATGGAAATAAGTTTACAGCTATTCCAAATATTCCTCACGAAACAATTGTTAAAGGAGATATGAAGTATCTAAGCTTAGCTGCTGCTTCTATTCTTGCTAAAACATATAGAGACGATTATATGGATAAAATACACGAAGAATTTCCAATGTACAATTGGAAAAAGAACAAAGGATATCCTACAAAAGAACACAGAGACGCTATTAGAAAATATGGTCCTTGTAAATACCATAGAATGTCTTTTAAACTTCTACCTGAACAATTAAAATTAGAATTATAA
- a CDS encoding DUF4136 domain-containing protein — MKTLKLLPVAFIMLFVTACSSIQVTSDYDKDVNFNNLKTYAFFKEGIDHVELNDIDKKRILNAIDQTLTEKGLQKSDANPDFLINIFTKAQKRVDITNNNNFYSPWGYYGWGPYWGPNNTTVSTSTQGILYIDILDTKKKSLVWQGIGTGVLGKNYNTEKKEAKIKEFAQKILENFPPTKGK; from the coding sequence ATGAAAACATTGAAATTATTACCCGTTGCTTTCATAATGCTGTTTGTAACCGCTTGTAGTAGTATACAGGTTACTTCTGATTATGACAAAGACGTAAACTTTAATAATTTGAAGACTTACGCTTTTTTTAAAGAAGGAATTGATCATGTTGAATTAAACGACATTGATAAGAAACGTATTCTAAATGCTATAGATCAAACTTTAACTGAAAAAGGGTTACAAAAATCAGATGCAAATCCTGACTTCTTAATCAATATTTTCACTAAGGCTCAAAAACGAGTTGATATTACAAATAACAACAATTTTTATTCACCATGGGGTTACTATGGATGGGGACCTTATTGGGGACCTAACAATACAACAGTAAGTACATCAACGCAAGGAATACTTTATATTGATATTTTAGATACAAAGAAAAAATCCCTTGTTTGGCAAGGAATAGGTACCGGGGTATTAGGTAAAAATTACAATACTGAAAAAAAAGAAGCTAAGATTAAAGAGTTTGCTCAAAAAATCTTAGAAAATTTCCCTCCAACTAAAGGGAAGTAA
- a CDS encoding SusC/RagA family TonB-linked outer membrane protein translates to MISKFKWTLALILVLFVQISFAQTKTLSGVVTDGDFPLPGVTVVIKGTQDGLQTDFDGKYSIVVKQGQIVTFSFIGMADIEYKVGASTTHNVVMKSDEEMLEEVVVLAYGQTKTKNEVTGNVVAVKGDVVAQTPVASVDQALQGRVAGLQIATTSGSPGAQQNIRIRGRNSMSATNEPLYVIDGMPIITENLSGDSKGTSLSALSGINSDDIESMTVLKDAAATAAYGARGGNGVILITTKKGKRGEPSYTFKSSIGIQNFARKGPKFLSGEQKKELWLEANYNAYGEEDGFTKDEALDWYVGENGYGPNNVLSKWVANGSQNYDWRDAVQNKNAIMSSISLGVNGGDERGSYYASLGHDKYEGVVIGSDFRKVTGSFTMNRKLNEKLDLTVGANVSNIKQNGIPEGGAYFSNPNLTGMFMSPWTAIYNADGTPNLSTSAGLHNSIYTMANNVNENDVTRVISNNSLGYKILDNLKFESKIGLDYTLANYKTFSNPVHGDGKAYKGSSSQNERRIFNYVWQNSLDYKFYLGDSHRFNVKALVEYQKNKLNELEGRGEVLPPGMISLGTAAANYTAHADFYDWSQFSYLGMLNYDYQNRYLLDVTFRREGSSRFSEDDRWGNFYAVGGAWNISSETFMQNAFAVSLLRLRASYGTTGNSSISPNLFMQQIAAGTYNNESALLASRYGGPLGWEKQEKFDAGVEFGFFNNRLSGSLTYYKSKSKDLLYAVPLSLTSGYDSQWTNIGDLSNSGFEAELNVDIFRGDDFNWSVGANVGTVKNKVTRMPIVKGERLEVLSSFTGTVEGKPYGTWYLPEYAGVDLQSGNPLWYTADGGTTSTHSDAEKRFQNTSALPKVTGGFNTHVDFKGFYLDALFSFATGYSVYDSWAEFTNSNAKNSIYTYNGTTELMDRWQKPGDITDVPKLSTSNSSTYTAPSTRWLYKGDHIRLRQVTFGYNLSKQAVKSIGVDAINISMAAMNPFVWVKDNRLKWDPEVDSSGYIELATPPLKSVVFTLNVKF, encoded by the coding sequence ATGATATCAAAGTTTAAGTGGACTTTAGCACTAATCCTGGTGCTATTTGTGCAGATTTCTTTTGCACAAACGAAAACACTATCTGGTGTTGTTACTGACGGTGATTTTCCCTTACCAGGAGTTACTGTTGTAATTAAAGGAACACAAGATGGGTTACAAACAGATTTCGATGGAAAATATTCCATTGTTGTAAAACAAGGACAAATTGTAACATTCTCATTTATTGGAATGGCAGATATTGAGTATAAAGTAGGAGCATCTACTACTCATAATGTTGTTATGAAATCAGATGAAGAGATGTTAGAAGAGGTTGTAGTATTGGCTTATGGTCAAACTAAAACTAAAAATGAAGTTACAGGTAACGTTGTTGCTGTTAAGGGAGATGTAGTAGCTCAAACTCCAGTAGCATCTGTTGACCAAGCTTTACAAGGACGTGTAGCAGGACTTCAAATTGCTACTACTTCTGGTTCTCCAGGAGCGCAACAAAATATTAGAATTCGTGGTCGTAACTCTATGTCTGCGACAAACGAACCATTATATGTAATTGATGGAATGCCTATTATCACTGAGAACTTATCAGGAGATTCTAAAGGAACAAGTTTATCTGCATTATCTGGAATCAACAGTGATGATATTGAGTCTATGACTGTATTGAAAGATGCTGCTGCTACTGCTGCTTATGGTGCACGTGGTGGTAATGGTGTAATTTTAATTACTACTAAAAAAGGAAAAAGAGGTGAACCTTCTTATACTTTTAAATCATCTATCGGTATTCAAAATTTTGCTCGTAAGGGGCCTAAATTTTTAAGTGGTGAACAGAAAAAAGAATTATGGTTAGAGGCTAACTATAATGCTTATGGTGAAGAAGATGGATTTACTAAAGATGAAGCTTTAGACTGGTATGTGGGCGAAAATGGTTATGGACCAAATAACGTTTTGTCTAAATGGGTTGCTAATGGATCTCAAAATTACGATTGGAGAGATGCAGTACAGAATAAAAATGCAATTATGTCTTCAATTAGCTTAGGTGTTAATGGAGGAGATGAGAGAGGTTCTTATTACGCAAGTTTAGGACACGATAAATACGAAGGTGTTGTTATCGGTTCTGATTTTAGAAAAGTAACTGGATCATTTACTATGAATCGTAAATTAAACGAAAAACTTGATTTAACGGTTGGTGCAAATGTTTCTAATATTAAACAAAATGGTATTCCAGAAGGAGGGGCATATTTTTCTAACCCTAACTTAACAGGTATGTTTATGAGTCCTTGGACTGCAATTTATAATGCAGATGGAACACCAAATTTAAGTACTTCAGCAGGTTTACATAACTCAATTTACACTATGGCAAATAATGTAAATGAGAATGATGTAACTCGTGTTATTTCAAACAATAGTTTAGGATATAAAATTTTAGATAACTTAAAGTTCGAGTCAAAAATTGGATTGGATTATACGTTAGCTAACTATAAAACATTTAGTAATCCAGTACACGGAGACGGGAAAGCTTATAAAGGTTCTTCAAGTCAAAACGAAAGAAGAATTTTCAACTACGTTTGGCAAAACTCTTTAGATTATAAATTTTATTTAGGAGATTCTCATCGTTTTAATGTAAAAGCGTTAGTAGAATACCAAAAAAATAAGTTGAACGAATTAGAAGGTCGTGGTGAGGTTCTTCCTCCAGGTATGATTAGTTTAGGTACTGCAGCTGCAAACTATACTGCTCATGCTGATTTCTATGATTGGTCACAGTTTAGTTACTTAGGTATGTTAAACTATGATTACCAAAATCGTTATTTATTAGATGTTACTTTCCGTAGAGAAGGTTCTTCAAGATTCTCTGAAGATGACAGATGGGGTAATTTCTATGCAGTAGGTGGGGCTTGGAATATTAGCTCTGAAACATTTATGCAAAATGCTTTTGCTGTAAGTTTATTGCGTTTAAGAGCTTCTTACGGTACAACTGGTAACTCATCTATCAGCCCTAACTTATTTATGCAACAAATTGCTGCAGGTACCTACAATAATGAGTCAGCTTTATTAGCATCTCGTTACGGAGGACCATTAGGTTGGGAGAAACAAGAGAAATTTGACGCAGGTGTTGAATTCGGATTCTTTAATAATAGATTATCAGGAAGTTTAACTTACTATAAAAGTAAGAGTAAAGACTTATTATATGCAGTACCATTATCTCTAACTTCAGGTTATGATTCACAATGGACTAACATTGGAGATTTATCAAACAGTGGTTTTGAGGCTGAATTAAACGTTGATATTTTCAGAGGAGATGATTTTAACTGGTCTGTAGGTGCAAACGTTGGTACTGTTAAGAACAAAGTTACTCGTATGCCTATCGTTAAAGGTGAGCGTTTAGAAGTGTTATCAAGTTTCACTGGAACTGTTGAAGGAAAACCTTACGGAACTTGGTATTTGCCTGAGTATGCTGGTGTAGATCTTCAATCAGGAAATCCTTTGTGGTATACTGCTGATGGAGGTACAACTTCTACTCATTCAGATGCTGAAAAACGTTTCCAAAATACAAGTGCTTTACCTAAAGTAACTGGAGGTTTTAATACTCACGTTGATTTCAAAGGTTTCTATTTAGATGCTTTATTCTCATTTGCAACTGGATATTCAGTTTATGATTCTTGGGCTGAATTTACAAATTCAAATGCTAAGAACTCAATTTATACTTACAACGGTACAACTGAGTTAATGGATAGATGGCAAAAACCTGGTGATATTACAGATGTACCTAAGTTAAGTACATCGAATTCTTCTACATATACAGCACCAAGTACAAGATGGTTGTATAAAGGAGATCATATCAGATTGAGACAAGTAACATTTGGTTACAATTTAAGCAAACAAGCTGTTAAATCTATCGGAGTTGATGCTATTAATATTTCTATGGCAGCAATGAATCCATTTGTATGGGTTAAAGATAATAGATTGAAATGGGATCCAGAGGTTGATTCATCAGGTTACATTGAGTTAGCTACTCCTCCATTAAAATCAGTAGTGTTTACTTTAAACGTTAAATTTTAA
- the hemL gene encoding glutamate-1-semialdehyde 2,1-aminomutase codes for MLYQRSSKLFAEAEKVIPGGVNSPVRAFKSVGGTPIFVKEAKGAYLYDEDGNRLIDYINSWGPMILGHAYAPVVEAVIEKAKLGTSFGMPTEIETKIAELAVSMVPNIDKIRFVNSGTEACMSAVRLARGYTDREKIIKFKGCYHGHSDSFLISAGSGAVTFGSPNSPGVTAGTAKDTLLANYNDLANVESILKANEGEVAAIIVEPVAGNMGCVPPQKGFLEGLRALCNTYGALLIFDEVMTGFRLSKGGAQELFGVNADIVTFGKVIGGGLPVGAFAARNEIMDYLAPVGPVYQAGTLSGNPLAMAAGLTMLQEINKDAELFNRLEEKTAYLEKGMRKVLTDNNVPFTINRVGSMISVFFDEKEVVDFETAGFGNNDTFKKFFHGLLAEGVYIAPSSYETWFITDALTYEDLDYTINAVNKIFS; via the coding sequence ATGTTATACCAAAGAAGTAGTAAGCTTTTTGCAGAGGCTGAAAAAGTAATTCCAGGAGGGGTGAATTCACCTGTAAGAGCTTTTAAATCTGTAGGAGGAACTCCAATTTTTGTAAAAGAAGCTAAAGGTGCTTATTTATACGATGAAGATGGTAACAGGTTAATTGATTATATAAATTCTTGGGGACCTATGATTTTAGGTCATGCTTATGCTCCTGTAGTAGAAGCAGTAATAGAAAAAGCTAAATTGGGTACTTCTTTTGGAATGCCAACAGAAATCGAAACAAAGATTGCTGAGTTAGCTGTTTCTATGGTTCCTAATATTGATAAAATTAGATTTGTGAACTCTGGGACAGAGGCTTGTATGAGTGCTGTTCGTTTAGCAAGAGGATATACAGATCGTGAGAAGATTATTAAGTTTAAAGGATGTTATCACGGACACTCTGATTCTTTTTTGATTTCAGCAGGTAGTGGTGCTGTTACTTTTGGTTCTCCGAATAGTCCTGGTGTAACAGCAGGAACGGCTAAAGATACATTATTAGCTAATTATAACGATTTAGCAAATGTAGAGTCAATCTTAAAAGCTAATGAAGGGGAAGTAGCAGCAATCATTGTAGAACCAGTTGCTGGAAATATGGGGTGTGTGCCTCCTCAAAAAGGATTTTTAGAAGGATTAAGAGCATTATGTAATACATATGGAGCTCTTTTGATTTTTGATGAGGTAATGACAGGATTCCGTTTATCTAAAGGAGGAGCTCAGGAGTTATTTGGTGTAAATGCAGATATTGTTACTTTCGGAAAAGTTATTGGAGGAGGACTTCCAGTAGGTGCTTTTGCGGCAAGAAATGAAATTATGGATTACTTAGCACCAGTAGGACCAGTTTATCAAGCAGGTACATTGTCAGGAAACCCATTAGCTATGGCTGCAGGATTAACAATGTTGCAAGAGATAAATAAAGATGCAGAGTTGTTTAATCGTTTAGAAGAAAAAACAGCTTATCTTGAAAAAGGAATGCGAAAAGTACTTACTGATAATAATGTACCATTTACAATCAACAGAGTAGGATCAATGATTTCTGTTTTCTTTGATGAAAAAGAAGTAGTCGATTTTGAAACAGCAGGTTTTGGAAATAATGACACATTTAAAAAGTTCTTCCATGGCTTATTAGCTGAAGGAGTATATATTGCTCCATCATCATACGAAACTTGGTTTATTACTGATGCATTAACGTATGAAGATTTAGATTATACAATTAATGCTGTAAATAAGATTTTTTCATAA
- a CDS encoding 1-aminocyclopropane-1-carboxylate deaminase/D-cysteine desulfhydrase, translating into MFDNENVYNQHIAIELPYDIELYIKREDLLHKEVSGNKFRKLKYNIAKAKELGYNKLLTFGGAYSNHIAATAAAGRICGIDTIGIIRGEELATKYKDNHTLSKAVDDGMELGFLSRSDYRLKSEEEVINRLRIQYGDFYLVPEGGTNSEAIRGTEEILKPTDCDFDYVCTAVGTGGTIAGIINSSQAHQTVLGFPALKGDFLYNDIKLYTDRTNWDLILDYHFGGYAKYTDELINFIKHFQEETGVLLDPIYTGKMMFGVIQKIKEGYFKEGSKILAIHTGGLQGWSSKIKN; encoded by the coding sequence ATGTTTGATAATGAAAATGTGTATAACCAACATATAGCAATAGAATTGCCATATGATATTGAGTTATATATTAAGAGAGAAGACTTATTGCATAAAGAGGTTTCTGGAAATAAATTTAGAAAGTTAAAATACAATATAGCTAAAGCAAAAGAGTTAGGATATAATAAACTATTGACATTTGGCGGTGCTTATTCAAATCATATTGCTGCTACAGCTGCAGCAGGTAGAATTTGCGGTATTGATACAATAGGGATTATTAGAGGTGAAGAGTTGGCAACGAAGTACAAGGATAATCATACTTTAAGTAAAGCTGTAGATGACGGAATGGAACTCGGTTTCTTATCGCGTTCAGATTACAGATTAAAAAGCGAAGAAGAAGTGATTAATCGTTTACGTATTCAATATGGCGACTTTTATTTAGTGCCTGAGGGAGGTACAAATAGTGAAGCTATAAGAGGCACCGAAGAAATTTTAAAACCAACAGATTGTGATTTTGATTATGTTTGTACTGCCGTAGGAACAGGGGGTACTATAGCAGGAATTATTAATAGTTCACAAGCACATCAAACTGTATTAGGGTTTCCTGCTTTGAAAGGAGATTTCTTATATAACGATATAAAACTGTATACCGATAGAACAAATTGGGACTTAATATTAGACTATCACTTTGGAGGCTATGCTAAATATACAGATGAGTTAATCAATTTTATAAAGCATTTTCAAGAAGAAACAGGAGTCCTTTTAGATCCTATTTATACTGGGAAAATGATGTTTGGAGTGATTCAGAAAATTAAAGAAGGTTACTTTAAAGAAGGAAGTAAAATACTTGCAATTCACACAGGTGGATTACAAGGGTGGAGTAGTAAAATTAAAAATTAG